The Magnolia sinica isolate HGM2019 chromosome 9, MsV1, whole genome shotgun sequence sequence TTTCCATTTATCTTTTGTTTACGATTAGATATGGGAGAGACTTCTTAGATTAGAAGCTTAGTatcgaaaaaaaataaatttagttCATTGACAGTCTTCAATTTAGTAAATCTTAGTTTTTGGATTTAGGTTCTCTTTTTCGTAAAAATTTGTATATCTAAACGGTGATCCTTTGAATTCAATCATACAATCTAAACTTTTGAAAAGTTTTAATTtccattttgtttcgaataaCCTAACAATTTGGACTGTAcattatgtgggctcacctaTGATTCCTCATCCTCTCAAATCACTTCCATTAGATAATCTTAATAATCTGATTAGAGGTTCAGAAGAAAAAACCAATCCATATTGGGTCCAGAAGAGAGATTTCCATatgtgaactgtccatcatgtggagcacaTCTGTTATTGGCCATCCCTCTCCAATCCATGTCGAGCCGTCTTTAATTGGCCATACCTCTCAAATTCCTTCGACTGGAATCCTAAACATCAAATTAATATTTTAGTACATGGACATACCATTTCGAGTATACTATAGATGTACAAGATTGGTGTGgcgcatccatcatgtgggacccacctttgattgtcCATCCCTCTTAAATCACTCTAATCAAATGACCTAAATCATCCAATTAGTAGGTTGGGAAATGGAGGTTCCATATTGAATGTATTAGAGACATCTAAGCATTGATGGTGCATTGTTATCATGTGGGTTCCACTTTTTGTTGGATTAGTGGCTTGGGAAATTGATGGTCTATTTTGAGTATGCTAGAGATGTCTAAGCATTTATGTGAATCATCTACCAtgtagggctcacctttgatTGCCCACCTCTTTCGATTTACTTTGATTGACAAtactttttaattattattattattattttaacatgCAACCCCCACAgactcacaccacaatggatgCTCGAAcacatgacctcatgttgaaactcttgcagTTTATAAATGAGGCATGAAACCCCCATCCTtgtcaaatcactttgatcaaaTGACCCAAATCATCATATTAGTTATTTGGAACATGGACTTCCTGTACTGTAGTTATAATAATAGAGACATAAACATCAATGTCGCtgatctatcatgtgggccacctttgaTCGTGCACCTCTCTCAACAACTTTGATTGgattatcctaaccatctgattagtggtttgaaaaatggatgatcgATATCCACTGTAGAGGCAAAGATAGAAGAATCAAAATCTAGTAGAGCCATATACCGACATTACAAGTGGTTGGGTTATCCATCAATCAGGTAAACTTAAAATTCAAGTAGGccaacaccacaagaaacaatcagGATGGAGATGCTCACAGCTGAAACCTTCCTGACCCACAATGATGCTTGCTAGCAAAAtgggatattattattattattattattaatttatatCCCATGAGTATGGATGGATGAATTACATGTAAAATCATTATACCTACATGTGCATGCCTTAGATTAAAATTTTGaacattattatttttattatcattattatttagtTTTAGGTTACTTTTGGAATGAATAGTATCAGTACAAAAAATTCAGCTAATTGTTTTTATTTCCTGTTTTTTTTAGTGTCGATGGTTATAATACAGCCTTGGATCAGAATtttgtatctcatttttcatttttatgtcATTTTTTATTTCCGGGCAATTTTCAAAATGAATTAGTATCAGTTCATAAAATCCACAAAATTAGTTGGATGATTAAaatacatgtagaatcattaCATCTACCCCATGGACAGCTCATACCATAGTGGCATACGCTGTTTTTGCAGAGTTGGGCATTATACAGTCATACAGAGAAATATGTAATACTTACAATTATGTCattgtgtgtaaaaaaaataaaaatgccccCATTTTTAGGACCTGAagacatgacctcatgttgaaactcttgcaaGACTACCACTGAAACACAAGCAATGGTTGAATTCATTCTCACAAAAAAAAGGTCTTACTTTACATTGTTCTCTCTTGATCCTACCTTATTTATGATTCTCCCAGCTACCCTAGATCATGTCTGCCTTCCATTCTTCAGAAACATGCCCAATATATCACAATTGTCAAATGCCATAGCACTGTAGTTCTTGGGCTTGTGAAATAATGTTGTTGTCATCACCAGCATCATATTCTTCAATTCTTCTCAAATGACAATCAGTTTCTCAATATTTACATCCATACTCTTCTAGCCTCCAATATTCTCAACAATACAGTTTTCTGCATCAACCTCCTCTGCTTTCTTTTGAAAACCAATATCATAGACAGCCTCTTCTACTTAACTAATTCAACATCACATTCTTCCCTACTTTGGGATTCACTACTAACAACCATTCTCTTTTTTAGCTATGCCTGCTTCAGCAAATAGTGAACACTGCCTTCAGGAAATACCATTCAGATTCAAGTCTCTGTTCTGATATCTTGATTCAATACCAATGCTTGTGTGAGAAACCCATTCACCCATTTTGCAAAGAGctcaggcaaatccaaaactaaagtgggcatGCAACAGAAaaaagttggagaggaagatcgctaccgttgaaaccttccaaaggtccacctTCAAGctaatatgccatccaaacggttcatgGCAGTCATTtacactgggatgaattgaaaacaaaaattatTAGCACTTCAGTGGACCCTTAGATGTTTCATTGGTGAGCGTTGGGTTAATCCCCACCGTTGCCTATCCTAAAAGTCAGCTTCAGTGGATCCacagatgtttcaatggtgagcattgtCTTTAATCTCCACCAGTGCCCGTCCTAATCATGAGccatcaaaacggatgaacggggtggatttctcacaaacattatggtggaccccacctagcttctgacgGTAGGTGCTTCCTGTAGTTCCGGATCATAGGCCATGGCCGTCCTGTCCCCATCGCTAAGAGATGCACGTGGCCAAATCAAAGACAGTCACCATACTAGTCCATGGTCCATCCATCCACCTTGCATAAATAACCAAAATCTCAACGATCCTGTCCATCCAATCACGGGACTTCATGCGGACGGTTGATTGTCAACACTTGTTTAATAGGTTTAATGTTTGAATAGCGACCAATCCACACAATCGGGGTAGATGCATCATAACCGTTCATTTAATAAAGTCCAATAATTAATAGGCATGGAAAAACAGATGTCATCATCAAAAAGAAAAGGCCATGGTTCGAATCAATCACCCTCGTCTAAACAggtgaataaaaaaagaaaaaaaaacaatagaataAAAGAAACGGCTGAGATTGAAATAGAATGTGATTGCTTCAAATTCGAAGGAAGCAACGGTGATCTGCACTTCCAACAATCGTGTAGCAACAACATCTCTTTAGGCACTATGCAAAAGGTGGTCTGTTATTGAATAAACAAAACCCCCGTGTCTGAACTAGAGCCATCAATCAGAATTTCAAATATGGACGAATGGGAACCATATGGTccagcaatccagaccgttgatctggctTTTGCACCTCTCCTTAACCATCTATCACTTTCGGTCATATAGTGATAGGGTCAGATATCAAAAAtgattttttacaaaaaaataaaataaaaaaggaaaataatatcATAAAcatatagaaaaataaaagaagaaaaaacaaatgtTGCCAGGTATTGTGGCATGAACCGACGGTTGAGATTCATGCAATCTTCGACTGGACGGTTCGTATCGGCTCCAAGCGGCAGACAGGTTACCATGGACTGGCACCAGCTGTTGACTCAGATATAGAGCctagaaagaaagaagaatgaagaaaaaagaaaaaacaatccaaataatgACGGAAAACCCAGAGGGATTCTGAAAATCAgtgagaagagagaggaagaggggcGTTTCATATCTTAACATCTAGGGTTTTTCGTTATATAGCTGAGGTATGCAAGATCCAACCAATAGCAGATGAACACGTGTCAGAATCCTATTCCGTTACGTTGATTACGAGAGCTGCTCGTTTGCGGCCACGTTTCCATGTGGACACGAGGAGCGTGGCTTAGGTGGATCCCAGGAACCACCGAGGaaggtgggacccctgactgtggggatcAAAGTGACAtgtgtgccttatatccacgttCTAGGGCATTATCGGAAAAAATCAAGCTGACCCAAATCTTAGATGGCCACAGTGCAAGAAAAAGCTGTGATTGAATTCCATCCGTCAAAAAATTCATAGATTTCAcagtattgtttatttgccatccaaccttttgataaggtcataaaggcgtggatgaaaagaccacacaaaaatcaccttgatctaaaTCTTTCGTGGCCTCATGCACTATGGTCCATAAGAGATTTAGAACTATATTtcttggttcatgccctaaaatgtgcttCTAAACTGCATGGATGTAGTCATGTATATCCTAGTGGCCACACAATTAGGGGTCCAACCCATCCACGCCCGATGGCACGATGGGTTTGGGTATTACCGCTGCCATGATACAGCTCTGAtgggctaccttgatgtatgagttttatccacccCACCCGTCAATTTTGCTGTAGCAttttggattttcactgttttgaattttcaaaaaattcttgaaattttttttattaattaacttataatatcacttaatgatcattagcacttaatgttagtttatacagaggtggtactagtaaagaatcacacaagtccgattaatcaaccgtaggaagccgacgaatccgcccgatcacttgaacatcagctataaccccatgatttactcacataggacccaaatctaaccgatccatcgctaactaatcaagacaattatcactaaattaaagatctaactaaagccaagtcaaataaggctcagatcttgactaatagaccaaattaaccccattactcttttagcttaaaactgatggtttagagtaattatgaccaaatctgtactttcactagttataaataggccacactatgaacatagttaatccaaaccctaatcaatgcccacgagaaatctcaatacctaattcattccataaatgctccgattttctgaacaagttctagaccgctcgttggtgggccactagttccaaaattatagaataatgtctgtcttatTGGGCTTAACGTCTATCGTGGGAGTCGGACCTCGGTActgtctagaaccgctcaacttgagccaaaggacgagtgcatgagaaatgcaaataccctaaaggaagaagctgaaacttaagtgaattgggtcgtccactcttatgcaaagttgatgatttcggaccgtcggtttacgaccaaacttcacacgtagagtaaagatattttcttgctcatatccgtatagccgcggccccgattgaccatcggtgaccgttgaacagacttctaatcatatctgtcgatcggcgcatccaaatggtgggccgatcacatccatacgtagatcatcattagggctaactatcctacggtgtatatcaatatgtacaccttatagtgggccctagagcttagaaagacactcaaataggtctagtatagtaaaaacctagcccttagggccatttacaccaaatctagccctatataagggcttcttttggggcacccctctctccATAGAAATTTAccttagagaaaagaaagagatgacAGAAAAAggggaaggaagagaggaaggagagagtGAAGGAGGATGTTATTGGTGGAGGAGCTAAGGAAACTTGGAACCTTAGCAAATCGCCTTCCTTTCTCTCACATCCACAACTCCAAGCTCCATTTCCAACCGATtgggggaggtaagcacccatctttttataatattttgtgttgagccatgATTTGCATATAACCCTAAATGCAAGTTCATTTGgctcaggatctctacgaatccACCCGCGAGCTTGACAACCTTAGCTCATTTCCTAGAGCTCTCAATgattcataggtgcggactattatttttaggtggcctagcaccaattttagtatgaatctaatgattatgctTGATTAAGTGATGTATTGGacaatctagagaaaacctaggaaagaCTTCACTTTGAACATTTCAATCAATGTGAAATGCTATGGAATGTTTGTTGTCTTTCATATGATTGGGTATGTATTTGATGATTGTATGTTCATGTCTTGATTGATTCTTGCGATGTTTTCCTCATAACATGTTTGATGCACTAACCCTTGTGTATTCTTTATACTATGAGGTATATGAAATGCTTGGCTTCCTCtttaacccacaccacacacatacacatttatTTCTTAATATTGTTAGTAGTTGTGATTATAGAGAAAATCTGAAATTGTGTTAGAAGTATGAATGCATAGCATTACTTGTGTTATTTGATGGATTCTAATTTGTTGGAGTGCTATTAAATACCTTTAAAACCCCCCTGGTTGGTCAGGAAAtggaggtgagagaaggtggtcccgttggtaggaccatccgcGGCTAAATTAGCGGGTTTGGGCGAGTGCGATTGGGccacagtagttggactacatgggtcgcttgtacccaatGTTGCTCATCACGTACTCTCTTGAACTCACCCGGTTTGGCCACGTACTGACTAACcattgtttgttaaccctgtctgctcatGCATGAATGGAACATGGAACACCATTCGCccactgaagcctattgataaccatttgaaaccaatccactgactagagagccgggcatggtggaatgagacactgtatccgtgttgttggcctacgctggggtgatgagcctccccgtagtgacggCGAGTGATTCCACATTTCAGCACCCCCATATGCTTGAGGTCGGGGATGGGAAAatccgacgggatcaaggattgtAGGGTCTTAGCCTCACACATTAGGGTGTTTTGGCCttgcaaccagtttagggcattgacatCGTGGGGCGTACTAGttttcccaatctgctggatgaacagaattaattaaatactcggctaacattattcataCATCGCATTATATAGtatttggcgactcggcagttgaggtcgcaatgagagaGTGTTGATCATGTGCGaccatgagatgaagtcgctcgagggagtgttgttgcgaggtcatgcatcatatcataatacatgcatatacattaacAATATTAgttagggatctgtgaatgtatgtctttcattaaattcaacatataattgatgcttgttgtaacttaaggctaatagtaaccactgagttagctactcattcccaatctgggatggtgttttaaaataccaaccagaccctttactagatgcaggtgaagcggagctcgacgagccgagcgaggtgagtatggatagggaagaggagcttctcTACTCCCAGACTTTCGGCGGATCCTTCTAAtctgagttcgggctaccgcagGGTATGGGCCAGGACtctagtcgctttgggtcatgtatcGGTGACACTAGtttcctatttagatgattttagatttgtgtttggatatttttatatttagtgacacttgatattgctttatgacttacttacGCTTTATGCTctgctaaactctccattgtttatgagatcatctaaACGTACTTAAAATCTGAAgtccattagggcacccatgacacctgAGAATTCAGGAGCCGAATTCTTACACGGCCCTTGAAAACCCGTAGTATTTCATTTGCTCTGCTACATGACCCtatgaaaaggttggatagcaaataaacatctgCGTGgccttagcaaggtttcaacagtgggcgtcattattattattgtttcatGTCAGGTGGTCCACTGGAGCCTTAGATAagcctcatttttttaaaacttataacctaaaatgatatgaaaaaaaatgaagggtATGATAAAGCCATAAATCATGGCAGCCCATCGTAGCCCCAGCCTGTGCTGAGCTCGGGAGAGAACGTGGGTAGCACTCCATTCGGGTCCGAGTGGGAGTGTTGTCTGCTAATCGAATACCTCTGTGggcctaatgtatatgttttatccacgctgtccatccattttgccagctcattttatggcatgaaccaatAAATGCGGCACAtcaaaatcttatgtggaccacacaacaacaAACAtgggtgattgaatggccaccattaaaaactttttaagacccactgtaatgtgtttttgccatctaacctggtgattaggtcacaaagacctagatgaagggaaatcataaatctgatccaaaacttttgtggctcagtTCTTAATAGTGGGCGGTCTTTCactggtgtagtccacctgagacaTATGACTCCTTTTTTTTTAGCTCgcgacctaaaatgagctggaaaaatgaataaaGCACACATATCAACTTTTCCGATAGCATGCAGTACCAAGTTGGTGTTGTGGGATCCCAGTTGGGCCGCGTGCAGCACACTCAATCCACTTCCTCAGTCAGGTTCATATGGTGCAGCCTGCCTCAAGCTCCTGCTTAATGGTTTTGATGAAAGATGTGCACCATGGTGGCACCGCACAAATGCCTATGGTCGGCATCCCATCCCATCATTCGACGTGGTGTGCCTCTTTGAGCTGCGGACCTAGCTGATTTTTCTCCTTATGGCTTAAAATCAAGGGtagtacatgatggacggtgtggatgttgcATTTACAACACAGCGGGCCCCACAGACTTGGTTGCTACAtccacagtggacggtgtggatgtagtccaTTTGATTAAATTATACGATTCTCGAACGAAGTTTTGGCAGATATAAGGCTGTGTATAAAACAAAACATCCAGAGAGTGGACATGATCTCGTTTTCCTTTCTTCACACACACCCCAAATAGGCCCTGGGACTAAAGAGGGCACCGTCCGGCATGGAGAGCCTGGATCATCTGTAGGGCTGTACATCAAGCTGAGCCGAGTGGAGTCGGggtgggtcaagcttggcttggATCATCCTTGCTCTCCTCGAGATCAAGCTCGCACTCAGCcttgagcttaccattggagtgAGACAAGTTGGGCAGAGGAAGGGTCAATCTCGGGTTAgtggcagggagagagagagagaggaaatggtaAGAAAAGATATGGTTGAAgttgaagttttaatttttaaaatttttttaaatataataatatatataatataatatatattcgagcTCAGTtggagtcgagtcaagctctacTATGTTCGAACTTGGTTTGTTTTCAGAACaagctgggtcatatgaagcttggctcgcctcaAGTCGTTGTTcgattcaagtcaagtcgaggtAGATCGAGCCaagctcgtgtacagccctaaatTCATCTGTGGGCCTATTATCTAGGCACGTGGGCTGGGCTCTGGTCTTAGTTATTTCAGCCCGACTTCACGTGTACAGGTCTCCCATTCCTGTCATGTTCTCTACAGGCTAACATCATGCCATTGACCAACCAACAATGTCTCGTGTACAGATGTAAGTCGAGGGTGAAAAGAAAAGGCTAAACGCTCAATAGCTTGGTTCCAATTTTTGGGTGCGTCAGCAAgggccatcatatcaacggtttgcaTCACTGAACCACATACCCAACTTGAACCCAAACCAAATCCTCTTAACTCTAACCAACCCAAGTAGATCCAACCCAAATACAAGTGATCATTCCCAACCGACCTAACCCAACTTGAATTTGCTCAACTTAGACCCAGGCACAACTTGAACACTGAGTTCATAAATCAAATAGAGGCCCTAAACAAGGAAACTCCTGCTTTAAATGTGCtaaaaaagaagattaaaaaaaagaagaagggggaTCATATTAAGGAACAACGAAAAAAGTACATCCAAGTATTATTCAGAGGAAATCAAATGAAATGTTTGAAATTTCTATCAAATGATCCAGAAACAGCCCATCTACTGAAAAAAAATGACATTTAGAAGTGTATGACACAAATGAAATGTATTTACTTTCACCAATCAACAGTATCAAAGCAAGATATCAAAATGCTAATAGAAATGAGATGTATACGAAAGATGATTGTAATGCAGCTAATTATTCAACCCATGAAAAAGGACCCCACGATATGAGATTTCTCACGGATTTCCTGTTTACAGCCATGCATATAGCTGCAATTCGAGTTCAAGCTTGCGAATGGCTAGAATTCTGCTGGAATTGCTGCAGACGATGGCAGAAGCTTCAGTATAATCTGTTGGACGCAACAGCAAAGGTTGCATCTGTAGGCTACGCACCCCTGTCCACGCTCCCCACGAAGCCAATCCCAAACATCACAACACACATTGAAAGAGGCATTTccatcttggctcgaactggatCCATCCTGCAGCATACAAAAGAAAGATCAGTTACACAAGATCTGCTCATACGGTTAAGTGGGAAATGGCCTGGTTGGATGTACTCTGCCAATCGCATTTGTGTTTGGTGATTTTGGCACACAATATGCATCTTGTTTCCATTATTTTCAGCTCCAAGACAAGATAATGTAAACGCTTTTTCTTATCTTGCTCATGTTTTGGACGGGTGGAATGCAACCCATCTGCCTTGGGCAGCAggaacatccaaacacaacctataGTACCGTAAAAACACCTTCTAAACAGCAAAGTGGAATCTTACCCCTACTGCAACAGGACTTTCGCTTTCTCTCGCACTTTCATCTTTGACACTGAGCTGCAGGGCTGCAATGGGAGGGCCCGTTTGATCAGAAACAGTGTTGTCTTTTGTAGGCAAGTTTGCAGTAGAGTTCCCATTTTGTGGAAAATACCCTTTGTGAGCACTGTCTAAACCATCCAGCCCTATACATTCAGTACCTCCACTCGTAACCTGATTTCCTTTTATGGAATTCATGTCAAAAGACAACACTTCATATTTCCTGTACCCTGTAAGTCTGTCGCCACATGTAATCTTAGCCTTTAAAACACCTTCACTGACCACTTTTTTTTTCGTCAAACAATCCAACATCATCAGATTGAGACTGATGATGTTCCCCAGTACTTTCCAATTGACAATCTGGTTTCTCAAGCCGATCAACATTTTTTTCATGCAACCCTTTCTTGAATGGAGAGACCACTTCCACACCAGGGAAACCGTCCCTTTGTTGGTTCACAAAGCCCCCATTATCGCATGATACAATTCCAGGCCCTTGGGTTGGAAGCACCGGTTGGGTTTCCTCAAAAGCAGCGTGGCCATCTTTAACAGCAAAAAGCCGAAACAGAGGTCTTGTTTTGTTCAGCTGAGAAGAGTTCCCATTTTGTGGAAAATATCCGTTGGGAGCACCGTCTAAACCATCCAGCCAATCTAAACCTACACATTCAGTACCTCCACTGGTAACCTCATTTCTTTTTATGGAATTCATGTCAAAAGATAACACTTTATATTTCCTGTACCCTATAAGTCTGTTGCCACATGTAATCTTAGCCTTGAATTCTTTTTCCTCAAACTGGTGATGATCATGTGCCTCAATACTTTCAAATGGATCAGCATTTTCACCTCTAGCTGTGCCTGATTCTGTTGTATCTGGGGCTCTCATGCTCTCTCGGTCCCCATTGCTTTCTCGGAACCCTCCAGTAGTAACTTCCTCTTCCTGAACATCAGACTTCTTAGACGCTGCTTCGTCTAGCTTGTTTGAATCTACCCTTGCACCACGAGAGTCTTCCATCAATCCGTGCTGCTCAGGCCTCACAACCAATTTGCCAGAGTTTTCCAGTTCATCAGACATTGCCATTAGTCCAGAAATAACGTGAATATCTAGCTATGATTCTTCAAGGAATGACCTTCGTGAGCTTCTGGATGAAGAGAATGATGGAGAATCCTTTGACATTAAGACCTTTCCCCTACCCACAGGAAAGAATCTGCATAACAACATCATCATGCATACCACATGAGCACTTCAACCAAAAAATGACAATTTTGGGTAGAATCCAAAAAATCTTGGAAAAGAGTCTGGTGGGGCTCACCGCATGTGGTACAGGCAAGTTTGCCCAGACCATGTGGTAATTTCTGCACTTTTGGCAATGGGTGTACTGGTTCTCGATGGCGGTGGTCCCCATCAAACTTGCACAAGAT is a genomic window containing:
- the LOC131256304 gene encoding uncharacterized protein LOC131256304, whose product is MAMSDELENSGKLVVRPEQHGLMEDSRGARVDSNKLDEAASKKSDVQEEEVTTGGFRESNGDRESMRAPDTTESGTARGENADPFESIEAHDHHQFEEKEFKAKITCGNRLIGYRKYKVLSFDMNSIKRNEVTSGGTECVGLDWLDGLDGAPNGYFPQNGNSSQLNKTRPLKPNRCFQPKGLELYHAIMGAL
- the LOC131256703 gene encoding uncharacterized protein LOC131256703, producing MKKMLIGLRNQIVNWKVLGNIISLNLMMLDCLTKKKVVSEGVLKAKITCGDRLTGYRKYEVLSFDMNSIKGNQVTSGGTECIGLDGLDSAHKGYFPQNGNSTANLPTKDNTVSDQTGPPIAALQLSVKDESARESESPVAVGDGSSSSQDGNASFNVCCDVWDWLRGERGQGCVAYRCNLCCCVQQIILKLLPSSAAIPAEF